A portion of the Candidatus Margulisiibacteriota bacterium genome contains these proteins:
- a CDS encoding HAD-IA family hydrolase, protein MKKIPIDLIFFDLDGTLTDSIPPAITAIQKMMRELGYPAKSAAEIHRFVGFGEFPLITGSIGTEEPEKVSAAMRLYEKYYQEEGLLQVPLYPHVKEMLEHFKSKTKVIISNKKSSFIHILLRNLRIDHYFKEVLGGDNSPCLKPDPCAILELLKKYGVPKERAVLIGDMTVDIETGRNAGIQTCGVTYGFDGPEKLAATKPDLLLDDLMKLTGSIE, encoded by the coding sequence ATGAAAAAAATCCCCATCGACCTGATATTTTTCGATCTCGACGGGACACTGACCGACTCGATCCCGCCGGCGATCACCGCTATTCAGAAGATGATGCGCGAGCTCGGTTATCCGGCCAAATCCGCCGCCGAGATCCACCGTTTCGTCGGTTTCGGCGAGTTCCCGCTGATCACCGGTTCGATCGGCACTGAAGAGCCGGAGAAAGTTTCTGCCGCTATGCGCCTTTACGAAAAATATTACCAGGAAGAGGGACTGCTCCAAGTCCCGCTCTACCCTCACGTCAAGGAGATGCTCGAACACTTTAAAAGCAAAACGAAAGTGATCATTTCTAACAAAAAAAGCTCTTTCATCCACATCCTCCTCCGGAACCTCCGGATCGATCATTATTTCAAAGAGGTCCTCGGCGGCGACAATTCCCCCTGTCTCAAGCCCGACCCGTGTGCCATCCTGGAGCTGTTGAAAAAATACGGCGTTCCCAAAGAACGAGCGGTCCTCATCGGCGACATGACGGTCGATATCGAGACCGGCCGGAACGCCGGCATCCAGACTTGCGGCGTCACTTATGGTTTTGACGGGCCAGAAAAGCTGGCCGCGACCAAACCGGACCTCCTGCTCGACGATCTAATGAAGCTGACGGGGTCGATCGAATAA
- a CDS encoding MBL fold metallo-hydrolase produces the protein MKITTLKVGSIRTNCYIVEDEATKKALVIDAGAEPERILGLLQKNGLKLELIIATHGHFDHLEGVRRLKEKTGARFLMHQADLFGLKTTDAPQPDGFLADSNTFEVGGLRFEVLHTPGHSPGGISLYNEKEQVLFSGDTLFQGTYGRVDLPFSDEGKMINSLQRLLKLPPETVVYPGHGNATTIGAERNVIKTAW, from the coding sequence ATGAAGATCACTACGCTCAAAGTCGGCTCGATCCGGACCAACTGTTATATCGTAGAAGATGAAGCGACGAAAAAAGCTCTGGTCATCGATGCCGGGGCGGAGCCGGAGCGGATCCTTGGCTTGCTCCAGAAAAACGGGTTAAAGCTCGAGTTGATCATCGCCACTCACGGCCACTTTGACCACCTGGAGGGGGTTCGCCGGCTCAAGGAAAAAACCGGCGCCCGTTTCCTGATGCACCAGGCCGATCTGTTCGGCTTGAAAACGACCGACGCCCCCCAACCGGACGGCTTCCTGGCTGATTCAAATACTTTTGAAGTTGGAGGTTTGAGGTTTGAAGTTCTTCACACGCCTGGCCACAGCCCCGGAGGGATCAGCCTGTATAATGAAAAAGAGCAAGTCCTGTTCAGCGGCGATACTTTATTCCAGGGGACCTACGGCCGGGTCGACCTCCCCTTTTCGGATGAAGGAAAAATGATCAATTCGCTCCAACGTCTGCTTAAATTACCTCCGGAAACGGTCGTCTACCCCGGCCACGGGAACGCCACGACGATCGGGGCCGAACGGAACGTAATTAAGACCGCCTGGTAA
- a CDS encoding DUF475 domain-containing protein yields the protein MNLFSAFLVIAGLCLFEIISSIDNAIINAEVLTTMGQKARRWFLFWGILFAVFVVRGFLPWLIVWAVNPALGPLGALTATFSNDPSIVAAVESSAPILLAGGGIFLVFLFLHWLFLEDKNFGLPRTEKFFLRQGVWFYAVVSVLLTLVAWFALQRDAMMAFGAIVGSSAFFITHGFKQNAEENEKKLLGSGFSDISKIFYLEIIDATFSIDGVLGAFAFTMSIPLILIGNGLGAIVVRQLTIGGIGQIKKYLYLKNGAMYSVLALGVIMLSRAFGVHLPEWLSPAITFGVVGFFFYKSQLNLAKEV from the coding sequence ATGAACCTATTTTCCGCCTTTTTAGTGATCGCCGGCCTTTGTTTATTTGAGATCATCTCGAGCATTGATAACGCCATTATCAACGCCGAGGTCCTGACGACGATGGGCCAAAAGGCGCGGCGCTGGTTCCTCTTCTGGGGGATCCTGTTCGCGGTTTTCGTGGTCCGCGGTTTTCTTCCCTGGCTGATCGTCTGGGCAGTCAATCCCGCGCTCGGCCCGCTCGGCGCGCTGACCGCCACTTTTTCCAACGACCCGTCGATCGTGGCAGCGGTGGAAAGCTCGGCCCCGATCCTGTTGGCCGGCGGCGGGATATTCCTGGTCTTTCTTTTCCTCCACTGGCTTTTTCTGGAGGACAAGAACTTTGGCCTCCCCAGGACGGAGAAGTTCTTCCTTCGCCAGGGGGTCTGGTTCTACGCGGTCGTCTCCGTCCTGCTGACGCTGGTCGCCTGGTTCGCGCTGCAGCGCGACGCGATGATGGCCTTCGGGGCGATCGTCGGCTCGTCGGCCTTTTTCATCACCCACGGCTTCAAGCAAAACGCCGAGGAGAACGAAAAGAAGCTGCTGGGCAGCGGTTTTTCGGACATCAGCAAGATCTTCTATCTGGAGATCATTGACGCCACTTTTTCGATCGACGGGGTGCTGGGGGCGTTCGCCTTCACGATGTCGATCCCGCTGATCCTGATCGGGAACGGCTTGGGCGCCATAGTCGTCCGCCAGTTAACGATCGGCGGCATCGGCCAGATCAAGAAATATCTTTATCTGAAAAACGGGGCAATGTACTCGGTCCTGGCGCTCGGAGTGATCATGCTGTCGCGCGCTTTCGGCGTCCACCTGCCGGAATGGCTCTCCCCGGCCATCACTTTCGGCGTGGTCGGCTTCTTCTTCTACAAATCACAGCTAAATTTGGCCAAAGAAGTATAG
- the pabB gene encoding aminodeoxychorismate synthase component I: protein MLVQIDFEKKPLLFTSPLEVITCREPAKLATTFTAMEKALAAGYYLAGFISYEAGYAFETKLKDKDHYDFPLVQMGVYHAPSTKSSVACRLPRAKSRGLSSVVSNPTLNLTREEYYANIGRIKHYLEIGDTYEITYCVKFRFETNDQPYALYSELLRKQPVPYPAYIETDRYKLLSLSPELFMKKEGSFITTKPMKGTWPRSRDPFGGLRLHFDGKNRAENVMIADLLRNDLGRIGSNVRAPKLFEVKRYTTLYQMTSTVTATIPTDIPLYQLFKALHPSGSVTGAPKIRSMEIIRELENEERKIYTGAIGYITPNKDLFFNVPIRTILLEGERGEMGVGGGIVWDSTPEGEFEECRIKSRFLMD, encoded by the coding sequence ATGTTAGTCCAGATAGATTTTGAGAAAAAGCCGCTGCTCTTCACCTCTCCGCTGGAGGTCATCACCTGCCGGGAGCCGGCCAAACTGGCCACAACTTTCACCGCCATGGAGAAAGCCTTGGCCGCGGGTTATTACCTGGCCGGCTTTATCTCCTACGAAGCCGGCTATGCCTTCGAAACGAAATTAAAAGATAAAGATCATTACGATTTCCCTCTGGTCCAGATGGGCGTTTATCACGCTCCGTCAACAAAGTCGTCAGTCGCTTGCCGCCTGCCCCGAGCGAAGTCGAGGGGTCTGTCGTCTGTCGTCTCGAATCCTACCCTCAACCTGACCCGGGAAGAATATTACGCCAACATCGGCCGGATCAAGCATTATCTCGAGATCGGCGATACTTATGAGATCACCTATTGCGTCAAGTTCCGTTTTGAGACGAACGACCAACCGTACGCGCTTTACTCCGAACTCCTCCGGAAGCAACCGGTCCCCTATCCAGCCTATATTGAGACCGACCGCTATAAGCTCCTTTCGCTCTCACCGGAACTATTTATGAAAAAAGAGGGGTCCTTCATCACCACCAAACCGATGAAAGGGACTTGGCCGAGGAGCCGCGATCCGTTCGGCGGGCTCCGCCTCCATTTCGACGGGAAGAACCGGGCGGAGAACGTGATGATCGCCGACCTTCTGCGCAACGACCTGGGGCGGATCGGCTCCAATGTCCGCGCCCCCAAACTTTTCGAGGTCAAACGCTACACGACACTTTACCAGATGACCTCAACGGTCACCGCCACTATCCCCACTGATATCCCGCTTTATCAACTCTTCAAGGCGCTCCACCCCTCCGGCTCGGTGACCGGCGCGCCGAAGATCCGCTCAATGGAGATCATCCGGGAGCTGGAGAACGAAGAGAGAAAAATATATACCGGCGCGATCGGCTATATTACGCCCAATAAAGACCTCTTTTTCAACGTCCCGATCCGGACGATCTTATTGGAAGGGGAACGCGGAGAAATGGGGGTAGGCGGAGGCATTGTCTGGGACTCGACTCCGGAAGGCGAGTTCGAGGAGTGCCGGATCAAGTCAAGATTCTTGATGGATTAA